CAGATAAAACAAAGCATATAAATACATTCCTGTGGGAGTTTAAGAGGTGATGCAAAATCATAAAGAGAATGGAAAGATTGCTTGAATAACACTACGTTTTGGTGACTTCTTTCCAATCATTAAGATGACCTGATTGGCTGTTAGTCGTGCAGTCTTACCTGGCAAGTATCGTGACTGGCTCAGATAGTGCTGTCGCGCAGCAGATCCTGGGAGATTGGAGTCCATTTGACCAATCTTAACATTGTTGGGTAGCTTAGTGACTGTGCTGAAGGAATACAGAGGTTTCTGCTCCTTGGGCCTGAAAACAGAAACCAGTCACTGACAGTAAAGGTCTGTGCCCAAAACATTTTGAACGTGAGTCCTGCTACACCTATAAGTTGCTGTATTCACACATTTATGTAATCATTTAGACAGattgggcaaaaaaaaattgcatataTACAGTAGGTGTCATTTTATTAACTATATGACAATGATAAAATGCTACTAAAACCTACTACCATCTTAAATAATGCAAGATGCATGAGAGAGCTACATTTAACACACATTTTTAGTATTCTGCAATGCACTGCTCCATTGTCAAAGCttacatttttgtcaaattGCCAATCCAGTAGGCCATCACAGCACTTACTGTGGGCGGTGTTCCTTAGGgctcctctgctcctctgcGTTCCCCAGGCTGGGTTTCTTGGAGTTGGAGGCGGCGGTTTCCGAGGGGTCGGATTCCTCCCAGCTGTCCGAGGTCTTGGCCACCGTCTGGCCCCAGCGACGACGGCCACTCTTCAGTACCCCCATCCCGACACCACCACCATTGCTGTTCTCGCTGCCCAGCGATGCTGCTTTCTGCAGAAGCAGACAATACAACAGGCGTCCACGCAACTTGTCACATTTAAATTGGTCAAATCTGGCAAACTAACTTAGCTCCAGCTCGGAGCTGCTTTAACTGTGCTACACATCTTACTCCTTGTAAGAGGCGTCTAACATGCAAAGTCAGGGGCCAGAAGTTCCCCTTCATGTTTTAGTATTGCGACACTTCCTGAGATAGTCTCTGCATCTGCATAATCTTAGGTGCTTTCATTCTTTCATTCTATTGAATAGCATGAAATACAATAAaggttgtgatttgacactcaCTGCCTGGCAGAGGCCGGCTGGTTTACTCTCAGTTTGGGGAAGGGGGATCGGCTGAAGAGGCTGATGATGATGTTGCTGCTGTTGGTTCCTGGAGGAGGATGTGGAGGCTTTGGACTCAGAGGAAGACTGCTGGGGATCAGCCTTGGACTCCGAGACCTGGTTCTGGGCCAGCGGCCTGGCCTGGACCTTCTTGACCTCCTGGCTCTGAGGACGAGGCCCTAAGATCTGGCCTACCTGGAAGTACGGGTAACGCAGGGCCTAGACAGGGAGATCTTTGTTATTCTGCAAGCATTGTTTTCTAGCACAATCAGAACATTGTGTAACTTCCCATGAACTTAGAATAAACCAAATAAGTATAATCATTTGACACAGAAGCATGTTAGAATGATGGACATGCAGTGTATACTATATCCCATtcggatttcttttttaaaaatgtaattacatttttttaaatgattttttaaatttaattaaatgaatttaaaatgaaCTTGAATTATTTCCTTAGAATAGGCTAAAACTAGATGTGCCTCCTACACCTGGGAGCTTTGTAAGCACAGAATAGAAAAGCACCGTCACTCCCTCTGAAAAGGTGTTTCCTCTTCGAGGCCCACAGAGCAATCCAACTGTCTCAGTGGGCTGGGAATTATGTCTGACTATGTAATGACCATGTGATGTACATGATATGTATATCTGATGCAGGGCACACTGGCAAAGGTGGAGGGAATGAATAGTGGCTTTAGCACTACTTAAAATTACTGGGATTAGGATGCTAATACAATCTCAGTATTGGGACAACAGATAATCTGCATGCAGTGGTGAATGCTGCACTGTAATGGAAATTGCTTCTCTGGGGTATGGAGGTATGTTTTTTAGGTTTAATAAGAAATGATGTCCCAAAAGGTCCTTGGAGTCCAGattatacttatatatatacttatatatatatatatatatatttttttttttttttttttttgcagatccATACTTAATACACTCCCATTTACATTGAACAGATGCGGCAAATAAAGCCTTGACTTCTGACTGTACATCCAGACCTTTAGACTCAACCTTAAGGCTCGGGTTTGCCTACCTGTACAGCAGTGGGTCTTTTTTTGGGGTCCCACTGCAGCATGTCCCTCATCAGGGCGATAGCCTCATTGCTGGCATTAGGGATGAGGGTCTTCAGGTGGGTCGGCACACATTGGGGGAAGCGAAAGTTCATagcagaagccagttggtagcCCTCTGACCAATCCGTCTACGAAGAGAAACAATCAGAtggttattaattattatatttatttatcaagTGTTTACAGATTGAGTTGTGAGATTGTCTTTtgctaatgtttatatttaaaatatctcaCCACTGgaaatgttcttttttacaATCCACGCCACTTTGCTAAAGTTGATTTTAAACGTCAAATGTATCATTTGCATGTCTATACAAACATATAGAAACGGCAGCCCTTGTGGTTGAGGTAAAAGACTAAGTTCCTGGCCAGGTCATACCAAAAATGGGCTCAAACATTGATTAGCAATCATAGGGAATAGTAATGGATTTGGAGAAAGCCTTTGCAATGAAGTGTTCAGCATGGAGCACacttaaagcccatgttgcaggttaaccaccactgttgattaataggtacatatagcactgaatatgtatatcattgttaaaaatgtctccaaatagtgttaaaggccagtttttgtcaggtttttgGTATGCAACTCGGTgatgacgtcacgttggggagacgtgtatcagcctggtactagaactatggtgagtgactgggatgaggaagaggTGTTTTTACTGTCAGCGAACAGCACAAGTgaaagtcaatgttttattAATATCTAGTGACAGTGATCATGTCTTTAGTTCAGATAAGTAAAGCTAAACTTATCTAGATCTAAAAATTACAAGGCATCATGCTAGCTATGTGCTAACTTGCCAGTCCCACCTGTGAAATCCCCCGATGGTTGTAAACACATAGATATGATTGATATCATGATTAGATATCTCACGTTTTGATGCTAGCCTACTAGCTCCAGTAACAACATATTTGACTGGTGtttatttataacttggacggggatgctgttcagcttttcacaagtttagacagctagctaacgctacgccgatgtttcgctaacgttagcacaacagcgttagcctagccggctaggtaaatattacaactgccttcTGAGTTTCCTacatctgcgtccacgttgtcaacataagatttgtggcgttagtgctccttttgtaccataacGATATGTTTTTTGTTAGTTCGTTAGTTAgctacacacaaagctaactggctatagttagcctgtacgtatgctagcggacattagctaacgttggatagccagcaagcagcttcggcgagctaacctcgacagctaacacatccatgtgtctccatttcaaaacatcactgcagattgactgcttttagcagcagaggttgattgtgggcaacATACTGTcgcggttagctcgccgaaactaCTGCCGATTGCCGAAGTTGCTGACTGGctacgcaacgttagctaatcccgCTAGCAcacgtacaggctaactatagccagttagctttgtgtgtaaggtttaaaaaaaacacccattttgtaggagcgaagcttaatatttcattcaataaaagtatgatacaaaatgagcactaacgccacatgtCGGCAGTTGTAATACCGGTATTTAACTAGCAGTCTaagctaacgctgttgcgctaacgttaggaAACGTCGgcttagcgttagctagctgtttaaacttgtgaaaagccgaacaGCATCACCGTCCAAGTTGCCTTTCACTTCAccccaatattattatacacataataaagacacattgactcggtcaagaccaaaagccatattttgccAGATCAGTGGCAGAAACCGTGACCGGGACAGTGAACCGAGACGGGGCTTTCGCCTGTCGTCTCCCCAATGTGACGccatgcaatgcattgtgggggaaagacaaaccgctgtaaaatagtaccTACTTTTTCGTGTTATATTCTGTTTTGTGATACCTAACAAcatcaaatacatgaataacagtttaaatgtttattaccaacaaGCAATTACCACAAATTCGTTGGAAAATTAAActtgcaacatgggctttaagcTGCTTTGAACCACAGAGGGAGGAACACTTTGCCCCTGGCCTACTTACGTactatttatgtttattttatctaaaAACGCATAGTCATATCATTGGGGACATCAATTCATTTCACACAGTTAAAACCCTGAATAAAGGTCAATCATTTCCACCTCTCTGCATTCAGTTTCTTCTCACCTTTTTGACGGTGCCTAGGACTTGGCAGATCTTAAAGATCTCATCCACCTCACTGTTCCCAGGGAAAAGAGGTCTGAGAGTGTAGAGTTCAGCCATGATGCAGCCCACAGCCCACAGGTCGATAGGAGAGCTGTAAGTAGACGACCTGAGCAGGACCTCGGGTGCGCGGTACCTGGACAGAGAGAATATTGATTGactgggatgaggaagaggTGTTTTTACTGTCAGTTTTTACTGTCAGTGAACAGCCGATTGCCGAAGTTGCTGACTGGctacgcaacgttagctaatcccgctagcatacgtacaggttaactatagccagttagctttgtgtgtaatgtttaaaaaaaaaacacctatttcgtaggagcgaagcttaatatttcattcaataaaagtatgatacaaaatgagcactaacgccacatgtCGGCAGTTGTAATACCGGTATTTAACTAGCAGTCTCTGTAATCTTGTAGTCTTGTAATCTTGTAGTCTAACATAAAAACAGAGCATGATGCTCACACTGTGAATTTTACAGGGCTAAACTCAGAAGCGGTATAGCATACTGTAATTGATGCATAGGCTCTCCTCTGTGTTTTAGATGGCTATTGATGCCTAGACAGTACTCTCACCATCTGGTTGATACATAGTCTGTGTAGGGAGGTTTGGAGCGGATCTCTCTAGCCAGTCCAAAATCTGCTATTTTGACCAGTTCTGGACCCATGCACAGCAGATTCTCTGGCTTCATGTCTCGATGAAAGAAACCTGTAGAGAGGTTAATGTCAAGCTGAGCCACTGTGTATAGAGCAAAGTCTAAATGGCCAAAGGACGTTATTACAATCATatgcaactattttatattagtATTTTACATTCACTGCATAATTCAGATAGCACAAGAAAGGGAAAACTGAGGAGCCTAGGAATAGGTGTATATTTGTCTTCGACAGCGGTGGCCTATGTTtgaaggactttttttttttttatttaaccacgGCCACACGGTTTCTCTAACCGTAACCAAGCTGTTTTAATGACCTAATCTTGCTTGGACAGTACTTTAGTTGCCACATGAAAGACAATTATAGTATTAACATTCTTTGTTAtattttggagagaaaaaagtaCTCCAGTTGGCAttatttttcctttaaaaatatattctaCCAATAAAAAGTATTTGCATATGAAGGCAATTTGTAGATACAGATGTAACGTTACATGATCTAAATTCTATAAGCATGAAGAGACAGGGGCAAAACCATAGACGGTGACTTTGTGAAATGAAAGTGATGCTGATGAAACCGGTATACCCAATGGAGCTGAAATGTTTGATGCTATTATAAGATATATATCATGGCCAAGGTCTCTTAAATGGATCCAAGCATAAACACTAGTAGGCATACAGAATGAAACAAGTATATCACATGCACTTTACATACACTGTACATACACTGTACACACTTTGTGGTGTTCTATCTGAGGGTCACACTAAAATGCAAAACATTGCACAATATACACCCAAACCAACTACTGAAACGTCACGCTACTTTTGAACAGGTAAAGGATGATAGAGTAAAGCCTCTTACC
The genomic region above belongs to Perca flavescens isolate YP-PL-M2 chromosome 22, PFLA_1.0, whole genome shotgun sequence and contains:
- the mak gene encoding serine/threonine-protein kinase MAK isoform X1; this translates as MMNRYTTLRQLGDGTYGSVLMGRSNESGELVAIKRMKRKFYSWEECMNLREVKSLKKLNHANVVKLKEVIRENDHLYFVFEYMKENLYQLMKDRNKLFPESVIRNISFQILQGLSFIHKHGFFHRDMKPENLLCMGPELVKIADFGLAREIRSKPPYTDYVSTRWYRAPEVLLRSSTYSSPIDLWAVGCIMAELYTLRPLFPGNSEVDEIFKICQVLGTVKKTDWSEGYQLASAMNFRFPQCVPTHLKTLIPNASNEAIALMRDMLQWDPKKRPTAVQALRYPYFQVGQILGPRPQSQEVKKVQARPLAQNQVSESKADPQQSSSESKASTSSSRNQQQQHHHQPLQPIPLPQTESKPAGLCQAKAASLGSENSNGGGVGMGVLKSGRRRWGQTVAKTSDSWEESDPSETAASNSKKPSLGNAEEQRSPKEHRPQPKEQKPLYSFSTVTKLPNNVKIGQMDSNLPGSAARQHYLSQSRYLPGLIGKNQTPGEKELSGMTLRDLWENSSNTVNKPLAPIGGGLSVIRANAEENASKSEDSPPEKTVVKERILEKLDLSKGNFVSTKYNLSGGYIPSFQKKEVGSVGQRIQLAPLAGQHTNYEGWKRRADRTQMKGSSYSALGKTSGSLLSRAPPVQPVHGRVDWTSKYGGNR
- the mak gene encoding serine/threonine-protein kinase MAK isoform X3 encodes the protein MKPENLLCMGPELVKIADFGLAREIRSKPPYTDYVSTRWYRAPEVLLRSSTYSSPIDLWAVGCIMAELYTLRPLFPGNSEVDEIFKICQVLGTVKKTDWSEGYQLASAMNFRFPQCVPTHLKTLIPNASNEAIALMRDMLQWDPKKRPTAVQALRYPYFQVGQILGPRPQSQEVKKVQARPLAQNQVSESKADPQQSSSESKASTSSSRNQQQQHHHQPLQPIPLPQTESKPAGLCQAKAASLGSENSNGGGVGMGVLKSGRRRWGQTVAKTSDSWEESDPSETAASNSKKPSLGNAEEQRSPKEHRPQPKEQKPLYSFSTVTKLPNNVKIGQMDSNLPGSAARQHYLSQSRYLPGLIGKNQTPGEKELSGMTLRDLWENSSNTVNKPLAPIGGGLSVIRANAEENASKSEDSPPEKTVVKERILEKLDLSKGNFVSTKYNLSGGYIPSFQKKEVGSVGQRIQLAPLAGQHTNYEGWKRRADRTQMKGSSYSALGKTSGSLLSRAPPVQPVHGRVDWTSKYGGNR
- the mak gene encoding serine/threonine-protein kinase MAK isoform X2, coding for MMNRYTTLRQLGDGTYGSVLMGRSNESGELVAIKRMKRKFYSWEECMNLREVKSLKKLNHANVVKLKEVIRENDHLYFVFEYMKENLYQLMKDRNKLFPESVIRNISFQILQGLSFIHKHGFFHRDMKPENLLCMGPELVKIADFGLAREIRSKPPYTDYVSTRWYRAPEVLLRSSTYSSPIDLWAVGCIMAELYTLRPLFPGNSEVDEIFKICQVLGTVKKTDWSEGYQLASAMNFRFPQCVPTHLKTLIPNASNEAIALMRDMLQWDPKKRPTAVQALRYPYFQVGQILGPRPQSQEVKKVQARPLAQNQVSESKADPQQSSSESKASTSSSRNQQQQHHHQPLQPIPLPQTESKPAGLCQAKAASLGSENSNGGGVGMGVLKSGRRRWGQTVAKTSDSWEESDPSETAASNSKKPSLGNAEEQRSPKEHRPQPKEQKPLYSFSTVTKLPNNVKIGQMDSNLPGSAARQHYLSQSRYLPGLIGKNQTPGEKELSGMTLRDLWENSSNTVNKPLAPIGGGLSVIRANAGNFVSTKYNLSGGYIPSFQKKEVGSVGQRIQLAPLAGQHTNYEGWKRRADRTQMKGSSYSALGKTSGSLLSRAPPVQPVHGRVDWTSKYGGNR